A genomic segment from Cryptosporangium phraense encodes:
- a CDS encoding ABC transporter ATP-binding protein produces MTGLALQNVSVRFGRRGPWVLSGVNGVLPRGTVTAVTGRNGAGKTTLLRVLAGVLPASRGSVVGRPAVVGWVPERFPAEQAWTVRQYLTTAGRVRGLVVGAAAISAWAERLFLTPFLDTRLSELSKGTAQKVGLVQALLVRPGLLVLDEPWEGLDAATRSELPLLVQEVISAGGVCVVSDHRGELAGLRPDAEWRIAEGRLTSVAASAEARVIEVVVDAGEVAAVVAALRADGHVVRSVRSAEAVSR; encoded by the coding sequence GTGACCGGTCTGGCGCTGCAGAACGTCTCCGTACGATTCGGACGGCGCGGTCCGTGGGTGCTGTCCGGGGTCAACGGCGTGCTGCCGCGCGGCACGGTGACCGCGGTGACCGGCCGGAACGGCGCCGGGAAGACGACGCTGCTGCGCGTGCTGGCCGGGGTGCTCCCGGCGAGCCGGGGTTCGGTGGTGGGGCGGCCCGCGGTCGTGGGGTGGGTTCCGGAGCGGTTCCCGGCCGAGCAGGCCTGGACCGTCCGGCAGTACCTGACCACCGCCGGGCGGGTGCGGGGGCTCGTCGTCGGTGCGGCCGCGATCTCGGCCTGGGCCGAGCGGTTGTTCCTGACGCCGTTCCTCGACACGCGGCTGTCGGAGCTGTCGAAGGGCACCGCGCAGAAGGTCGGGCTCGTGCAGGCGCTGCTGGTCCGGCCCGGGCTGCTGGTGCTGGACGAGCCGTGGGAGGGGTTGGACGCGGCCACCCGGTCGGAGCTGCCGTTGCTGGTGCAGGAGGTGATCTCGGCCGGTGGGGTGTGCGTGGTGTCCGACCACCGCGGCGAGCTCGCCGGGCTGCGCCCGGACGCCGAGTGGCGCATCGCCGAGGGACGGCTGACCTCCGTCGCCGCGTCGGCCGAGGCGCGGGTGATCGAGGTCGTGGTGGACGCGGGGGAGGTGGCCGCGGTGGTGGCTGCGCTTCGAGCGGATGGACACGTGGTGCGATCGGTGCGGTCGGCGGAGGCGGTGTCGCGATGA